Proteins encoded by one window of Eremothecium cymbalariae DBVPG#7215 chromosome 1, complete sequence:
- a CDS encoding uncharacterized protein (similar to Ashbya gossypii AEL036W) encodes MAANPQHNNQDDSTFIDQQDFTSLDEAPPPQTTPIGSVHRMKWHPTHHYEDELQSRDVKSSSLTHGEQSPSITNSEAIQRDDQTLKSSKLQDNDCSPEKPKKNPHFVRSSEKRITDSSSHAQQQQHSSSGVLQRRASLYEEFKKSVYDRLHIFEK; translated from the coding sequence ATGGCAGCTAATCCACAGCATAACAACCAAGATGACAGCACATTTATTGATCAGCAGGATTTCACATCTCTAGATGAAGCTCCTCCTCCGCAAACCACACCAATAGGCTCTGTACACCGCATGAAATGGCACCCTACACACCACTACGAGGATGAACTTCAATCCCGTGATGTAAAGTCGTCTTCCCTGACGCATGGTGAGCAGTCACCTTCTATAACTAATTCTGAGGCTATCCAGAGGGACGATCAGACATTGAAGAGTTCCAAATTACAGGATAATGATTGCAGTCCTGAAAAACCCAAGAAAAACCCACATTTTGTCCGATCTTCCGAGAAACGAATCACTGATAGTAGTAGTCAtgcacagcagcagcagcactCTTCCTCTGGCGTTTTGCAAAGAAGAGCGTCTTTGtatgaagaattcaagaaAAGCGTCTACGATAGGCTACACATCTTCGAGAAGTAG
- a CDS encoding uncharacterized protein (similar to Ashbya gossypii AEL037C) has protein sequence MDAIECATRYRDQQDVDLRYMAIRELCNGPRNSQGRVQQLCELHQQPGALEVVTHDVILRSVTDRQIVRSVVERELLGELGDECVSYVVSQLVGELVGGGGVQEQEEQRRQEEVILKYLNSVLHSGAVGAAAALALDGVRGGAGNGDAFESCYRATNVAEKDIARYVEYMCHVSSAGTLWYSVLNGLCSSGNVVSSELATKVYGLCSEAPLNGQSQAYAAFIGAVRNIRGSVLTALFIACTNVGVLEAVAQARPLKLCSSYRAVANRWISGELDPHSARGFRLIAHIGKLFNRDSDEDMAVVKAIMQLCAVELKEQTASVLHVEDTEVSCSVSNTYEMGEVGEDDWVISDEGDMIVSDEDTVIISNEIEAANIAVSVMDALSSLPLEDLNEMVQEAITALPEILLVRLRPHLLSLSAKYTKLLDYVIATFGEVDPLALHLLTPEQVAAVAVSSEHPDHAFLTLRSDPQLCALHGAIIGQTASHKPIDTELLQQWQNRREASKQYLDATLQLLTTMLSQDVVSLKDHQWCIDTLAWIGQEFPFYRKPVLQLLIPMLKPPKRFVKIIQVGNMKQKEDGSTYIRASVVSTLCGWLRDERSTWDYSDIRNLAYYLRYPLRDLPLKRLTLQLMHTIIDRFGGFLALRDYPTIHETLQLIQNKYPEDTEGIAAHFHGIVNSI, from the coding sequence ATGGATGCAATTGAGTGTGCTACACGGTACCGTGATCAGCAAGATGTCGATCTGCGTTACATGGCTATAAGGGAGCTGTGCAATGGGCCCCGGAATAGTCAGGGACGGGTGCAACAGTTATGTGAGCTGCATCAACAACCAGGAGCACTAGAGGTGGTGACACATGACGTGATATTACGGTCAGTTACGGATAGGCAGATTGTGCGCAGCGTTGTAGAACGGGAGTTGCTGGGGGAATTAGGGGACGAGTGTGTCTCGTATGTGGTGAGCCAGTTGGTCGGTGAGCttgttggtggtggcgGTGTCcaggagcaggaggagcagcGGCGGCAAGAGGAGGTAATATTGAAGTACTTGAACAGTGTGCTACATTCTGGTGCGGTTGGTGCAGCGGCAGCATTAGCTTTGGACGGTGTCCGTGGTGGTGCCGGAAACGGCGATGCTTTCGAGAGCTGCTATCGAGCGACGAATGTTGCGGAGAAGGACATCGCGCGGTACGTGGAGTATATGTGTCACGTGAGTTCTGCGGGGACGTTATGGTATTCAGTGCTCAATGGGTTGTGTAGCAGTGGAAATGTAGTCAGCAGTGAATTGGCTACAAAGGTGTATGGATTGTGTTCGGAAGCGCCGTTGAATGGGCAGAGCCAGGCTTATGCTGCTTTTATTGGGGCTGTGAGGAACATTAGAGGTTCTGTGTTGACGGCATTGTTCATAGCATGCACGAACGTTGGTGTGCTAGAAGCGGTCGCGCAAGCTCGGCCGCTTAAGCTCTGTTCTTCATACCGAGCAGTTGCCAATCGGTGGATATCAGGGGAGCTGGATCCCCACTCTGCAAGGGGGTTTCGTTTGATTGCGCATATTGGTAAGCTGTTTAACCGGGAcagtgatgaagatatggCTGTAGTGAAGGCAATCATGCAATTGTGTGCTGTGGAACTGAAAGAACAGACGGCCTCGGTACTCCATGTGGAGGACACGGAGGTTAGCTGTAGCGTGTCTAATACATATGAGATGGGAGAGGTTGGTGAAGATGATTGGGTTATCTCTGATGAGGGAGATATGATTGTTAGCGATGAGGATAcagttattatttctaatgAAATAGAGGCGGCCAATATCGCCGTGTCAGTGATGGATGCGCTCAGCAGTTTACCTCTGGAAGATTTGAACGAGATGGTGCAGGAAGCTATAACGGCGTTGCCGGAAATTCTTTTAGTGCGTTTGCGTCCTCATTTACTCTCATTGTCCGCAAAGTATACGAAACTGCTGGATTATGTTATTGCGACTTTCGGGGAGGTAGACCCCTTGGCGTTGCATCTGCTTACACCAGAACAAGTTGCTGCGGTTGCTGTATCATCTGAGCATCCAGATCACGCATTTTTAACTCTGCGTTCAGATCCGCAGCTCTGTGCATTACATGGCGCCATCATAGGACAAACTGCTTCTCATAAGCCTATTGATACGGAGCTTCTCCAACAATGGCAAAATCGTCGTGAGGCATCCAAACAGTACCTTGATGCCACCTTGCAGTTACTTACCACTATGCTTTCCCAAGACGTAGTCTCGCTTAAGGATCATCAATGGTGCATTGATACCCTCGCATGGATTGGGCAAGAGTTCCCCTTCTATCGCAAACCCGTATTACAACTTCTTATCCCCATGTTAAAACCTCCAAAGAGATTCGTCAAAATTATACAAGTCGGCAATATGAAGCAAAAGGAAGATGGCTCTACATACATAAGAGCATCAGTGGTAAGCACCCTGTGTGGATGGTTGCGTGACGAACGCAGCACATGGGACTACAGCGATATTCGAAATTTGGCGTACTACCTACGGTATCCACTGCGCGACCTACCTTTGAAACGTCTAACACTACAACTTATGCATACGATAATTGACCGCTTTGGCGGCTTCCTCGCACTTAGAGACTATCCAACGATCCACGAAACGCTGCAACTGATTCAAAACAAGTATCCAGAAGATACAGAGGGTATTGCAGCCCATTTTCATGGAATAGTCAATAGCATCTGA
- the PGK1 gene encoding phosphoglycerate kinase (similar to Ashbya gossypii AEL038C) has protein sequence MSLSSKLTVKDLNVQDKRVFIRVDFNVPLCDGTITSNQRIVAALPTIKYVLEQGPKAVVLASHLGRPNGKRDEKYSLAPVADELEKLLGQKVTFLPDCVGAEVSAAVNDAAKGSVFLLENLRFHIEEEGSKKTLHGKVDAVPSEVTAFREELMSLADVYVNDAFGTAHRAHSSMVGFELPQRAAGFLLSKELEYFGKALENPTRPFLAILGGAKVADKIQLIDNLLDKVDSIIIAGGMAFTFKRVLEGMEIGNSIFDIDGSQIVPRLAEKAKKNGVKLVLPTDFVIGDDFSQNANTNIVTDAEGIPKDWEGLDCGPASRDLFAAAIAEAKTIVWNGPPGVFEIPKFSKGTEAMLKAAVASSEAGNTVIIGGGDTATVAKKFNVVDKISHVSTGGGASLELLEGKDLPGVTFLSNKE, from the coding sequence ATGTCTCTATCTTCCAAGCTAACGGTTAAGGATTTGAATGTTCAAGACAAGAGAGTTTTCATAAGGGTTGATTTCAATGTTCCTTTATGTGATGGGACTATCACCTCCAATCAAAGAATTGTGGCCGCTTTGCCAACCATCAAGTATGTTCTTGAGCAAGGTCCAAAGGCTGTGGTTTTGGCTTCTCACTTGGGTAGACCAAATGGTAAGAGAGATGAAAAATACTCCTTAGCACCAGTTGCTGATGAGTTGGAAAAATTGTTGGGCCAGAAGGTCACTTTCTTGCCCGACTGTGTCGGTGCAGAGGTGTCCGCTGCTGTTAATGATGCGGCTAAGGGTTCTGTTTTCCTCTTGGAGAATTTGAGATTCCATATTGAAGAGGAAGGCTCTAAGAAGACTCTTCATGGGAAAGTCGATGCAGTTCCGAGTGAAGTGACTGCTTTCAGAGAGGAATTGATGTCTTTGGCAGATGTCTATGTTAACGATGCTTTTGGAACTGCACACAGAGCTCATTCTTCTATGGTTGGGTTTGAGTTGCCACAGAGAGCTGctggttttttgttgtctAAGGAGTTGGAATACTTTGGCAAGGCGTTGGAGAACCCAACAAGACCATTCTTGGCTATCTTAGGTGGTGCCAAGGTTGCTGACAAAATTCAATTGATCGACAACTTGTTGGACAAGGTTGATTCTATCATCATTGCTGGTGGTATGGCTTTCACTTTCAAGAGAGTTTTGGAGGGCATGGAGATTGGTAACTCCATTTTCGACATCGATGGTTCTCAGATTGTTCCACGATTAGCCGAGAAAGCTAAGAAGAATGGTGTCAAATTGGTTCTACCTACAGATTTTGTCATTGGTGACGACTTCTCACAGAACGCCAACACCAATATTGTTACCGATGCCGAAGGTATTCCAAAGGATTGGGAAGGTCTAGACTGTGGTCCAGCTTCCAGAGATTTGTTTGCTGCCGCTATTGCTGAGGCAAAGACCATTGTCTGGAACGGTCCTCCTggtgtttttgaaattcCAAAGTTCTCAAAGGGTACCGAAGCCATGTTGAAGGCTGCTGTTGCGTCTTCTGAAGCAGGCAACACTGTCATCATCGGTGGTGGTGACACTGCTACTGTTGCTAAGAAATTCAATGTCGTTGACAAGATTTCCCATGTTTCTACTGGCGGTGGTGCTTCTCTAGAATTGCTGGAAGGTAAGGATTTGCCAGGTGTCACCTTCTTGTCCAACAAAGAgtaa
- the POL4 gene encoding DNA-directed DNA polymerase IV (similar to Ashbya gossypii AEL039W): MFKGHKFVILPTSRTPKCRVVAGLIEKHGGEVVGGSSEGGGGDHVIYLIQDSYLNAGDEVKNMEVFRLESDVDLQRLNWDVVRPVRLSWVSECLKQGEMVCRDEFAVKQGWCGSSSKERRLSPDRKRRKVQETVKQEGQGQGQERRVEQSLGENVIISEALQRLATKSNLQGEPFKRRAYMMASAALLECGHPVRTYEDALALPDVGSGIATKIAQLVANGGRIPGLELDLSEQEKILEYFVQCHEVGPTTASQWQALHYKSFKDVLTHTKQWNLHWSILYGMRFFEEWQLRMPRSEVEEHLEFIRKHAQPGLVIEAMGSYRRGRKDCGDIDLLVYREGCEDVAMLSQDLEQLVRRLVKVDYIVCPLQLSEALQPLFASQIRQLLQNLGVEYSGRFGDGKMHLKKFYCAVRLPGSHCSATTLAPVVPYKDIDKTLFAAWSQSEAHPHRCRRLDLLCCKWSEIGAHRLYFTGDDELNKTMRTRAAKQNMNLNQHGLFYRDSEACIESFDEYRIMQLLGIPKLVPTERSRVRF, encoded by the coding sequence ATGTTCAAAGGACACAAGTTTGTGATTCTTCCTACGTCGAGGACACCGAAGTGCCGGGTGGTTGCAGGGTTGATTGAGAAGCACGGTGGTGAAGTGGTTGGGGGGTCGTCTGAGGGGGGAGGTGgtgatcacgtgatatatttgattcaaGACAGTTATTTAAATGCAGGTGATGAGGTCAAGAACATGGAGGTGTTTCGATTAGAGAGCGATGTGGACTTGCAGCGGTTGAACTGGGATGTGGTACGGCCTGTGAGGCTTTCGTGGGTTAGTGAGTGTTTGAAGCAGGGAGAAATGGTGTGTCGAGATGAGTTTGCGGTGAAGCAGGGTTGGTGCGGCAGTAGTTCGAAGGAACGGCGGTTGTCCCCTGATAGAAAGCGGCGCAAAGTACAGGAGACGGTAAAGCAGGAGGGGCAGGGGCAGGGGCAGGAAAGGAGGGTCGAGCAATCCCTTGGGGAGAATGTTATTATCTCAGAGGCTCTTCAACGGCTTGCAACGAAAAGTAACCTTCAAGGCGAGCCTTTTAAACGTCGTGCGTATATGATGGCTAGTGCAGCGTTGCTTGAATGTGGGCATCCGGTGCGTACGTATGAGGATGCGCTTGCGCTTCCGGATGTTGGTAGCGGGATTGCTACCAAGATAGCGCAGTTGGTAGCTAATGGTGGTCGTATACCAGGGCTTGAGTTAGATCTTTCAGAACAAGAGaagattttagaatatTTCGTTCAGTGCCATGAGGTGGGTCCGACGACTGCATCCCAGTGGCAAGCACTGCACTACAAAAGTTTCAAGGATGTGTTAACTCATACAAAGCAGTGGAATTTGCACTGGTCAATTTTGTATGGAATGAGgttctttgaagaatggCAGTTGCGGATGCCGCGAAGCGAGGTTGAGGAGCACCTAGAGTTTATACGCAAGCATGCGCAGCCGGGACTTGTTATCGAGGCAATGGGGTCATATAGGAGAGGTCGTAAAGATTGTGGAGACATTGATCTCCTAGTGTATCGCGAAGGTTGCGAGGATGTGGCAATGTTATCTCAGGATCTTGAGCAGTTGGTGCGACGTTTAGTAAAAGTGGATTATATAGTGTGTCCGCTACAACTAAGTGAAGCACTACAACCGTTGTTCGCGTCCCAGATTCGCCAGCTGCTCCAGAACCTTGGAGTCGAGTACTCGGGGCGGTTTGGTGACGGCAAAATGCATctgaagaagttttacTGTGCCGTGAGGTTACCTGGCAGTCATTGTAGCGCAACTACCCTCGCTCCTGTAGTACCATACAAAGACATAGACAAGACTCTTTTTGCTGCTTGGAGTCAATCTGAGGCGCATCCACATCGTTGTAGGCGTTTAGATTTACTATGTTGTAAGTGGAGTGAAATCGGTGCACATCGTCTGTATTTTACAGGAGACGATGAGCTAAACAAGACGATGAGAACTCGGGCtgcaaaacaaaatatgAACTTAAACCAGCATGGATTGTTTTATCGCGATAGCGAAGCATGTATAGAGAGTTTTGACGAGTACAGGATTATGCAGCTCCTAGGAATTCCGAAACTAGTCCCCACTGAAAGATCTAGGGTGCGTTTTTAG
- the CTO1 gene encoding Cto1p (similar to Ashbya gossypii AEL040W), translated as MGNDLETASGDGFAPVTADSVTKTAIGSGVRAAAAGTQSGRRRVLVTDFDDTITTKDTVGILQSLSRCKSPPMTYFFEFYLAQPCPARDSSVQDLLERELDYQRRARKRGVAALEELERFDYFKDVPVVDVTRLPLEEIERPGYREAVGRERGLFDDMYVLSLNWSREYIHRFCPAEVPLSHVLCDALLVDEGGETYTGRFSKKLVAGADKYDVMGREILPAVGDAEVWYVGDSDPDLCCILRPGVQGVIMYTNDKRFGEVLEVLGAERPEEDDWEYFGVQEGVWCVRNWVSLCKLVEAQSLGG; from the coding sequence ATGGGTAATGATTTAGAGACTGCCAGTGGCGATGGGTTTGCGCCTGTCACGGCTGATAGCGTTACCAAAACAGCAATTGGATCAGGGGTGCGTGCAGCAGCTGCAGGGACACAGTCAGGTCGTAGACGGGTGTTAGTAACGGATTTTGATGACACCATTACGACTAAGGATACCGTTGGGATTCTGCAGTCCCTTTCCCGGTGCAAAAGCCCTCCGATGACGTACTTCTTCGAGTTCTATCTGGCACAGCCGTGTCCGGCACGTGATAGCTCGGTGCAGGATCTGTTGGAGCGTGAGCTGGACTACCAAAGGAGGGCACGCAAGCGCGGTGTGGCGGCACTGGAAGAGTTGGAGCGGTTTGATTACTTCAAGGATGTGCCAGTTGTGGACGTTACGAGGTTGCCGTTGGAGGAGATCGAAAGGCCGGGTTACAGAGAGGCGGTTGGGCGGGAGCGGGGGTTGTTTGATGATATGTATGTTTTGTCCCTCAACTGGAGTCGGGAGTACATTCACCGTTTCTGTCCGGCGGAGGTTCCGTTGAGTCACGTGCTTTGCGATGCGCTTTTGGTTGATGAAGGTGGTGAGACGTACACGGGGCGGTTCAGCAAGAAGTTGGTTGCTGGGGCGGACAAGTATGATGTGATGGGCAGGGAGATTTTGCCTGCGGTGGGGGATGCGGAAGTGTGGTATGTTGGAGATAGTGATCCGGACTTGTGTTGTATTTTACGGCCGGGGGTGCAGGGTGTTATTATGTACACTAATGATAAGAGGTTTGGCGAGGTTCTTGAGGTGCTGGGGGCGGAGAGGCCTGAGGAGGATGATTGGGAGTATTTTGGCGTGCAGGAGGGTGTCTGGTGTGTGAGAAACTGGGTTTCGTTATGTAAGCTTGTGGAAGCGCAGTCTCTGGGCGGGTAA
- the RBP95 gene encoding RNA-binding ribosome assembly factor RBP95 (similar to Ashbya gossypii AEL041C) produces the protein MLHIPAWKKIEIKQQQNQDGDAGGSYDEEDALNVSTHLATGSLTRRDRAQIVQKRPSSSKVSKPCKRQKLSKPERLERSHNRVLRDQLRYLIDFYLEKTAEDGDSSAAAAGGGLPSGLRQLESVQQHLSERQHAGEITSTWKFSKQKQNWLMKHLWDTNAIPNEYNPLVKSYVRGIEGRAKITLTDQCTDMLKKWDDWKMSQQETKGAHDTISTPDDNTDDNNTSAKRDQVVAAEAAAEPPFSEDVYTRCCLLLPVLVPEPHPEIV, from the coding sequence ATGCTGCACATTCCAGCATGGAAGAAAATTGAGATcaaacagcagcagaacCAAGACGGAGATGCAGGGGGCTCGTACGATGAGGAGGACGCTCTGAATGTTTCCACGCATCTTGCTACCGGTTCTCTTACCAGGCGCGACCGCGCACAGATAGTACAGAAGCGGCCATCGTCGTCCAAAGTGAGCAAACCTTGCAAACGTCAAAAACTCTCGAAGCCGGAGCGGCTGGAGAGATCCCACAACAGGGTGTTGAGGGACCAGCTGCGTTATCTTATTGACTTTTACTTAGAGAAGACTGCAGAAGATGGGGACAGCAgtgccgccgccgccggCGGCGGCCTGCCGTCCGGTCTCCGCCAACTGGAAAGCGTACAACAGCACTTGTCGGAACGTCAGCACGCCGGAGAGATCACCAGTACATGGAAGTTCAGCAAACAAAAGCAGAACTGGCTCATGAAGCATCTGTGGGACACCAATGCTATCCCCAACGAGTACAACCCGCTTGTGAAATCATACGTCCGAGGGATAGAGGGCCGCGCAAAGATCACGTTGACAGACCAGTGCACGGACATGCTGAAGAAATGGGACGACTGGAAGATGTCCCAGCAAGAAACAAAGGGGGCACATGACACCATTTCCACACCCGATGACAATACTGATGACAACAATACATCTGCAAAGCGTGACCAGGTGGTGGCGGCAGAAGCTGCCGCCGAGCCGCCGTTTTCAGAGGATGTCTACACACGCTGCTGTTTACTCCTCCCTGTATTAGTTCCGGAGCCCCATCCCGAGATCGTATGA